The Agrobacterium vitis genome has a segment encoding these proteins:
- a CDS encoding aldehyde dehydrogenase (NADP(+)), producing the protein MTLNLTGKHLIAGEWVEGTGTFTSSPASGESHTFFLGSAALVDRAMKAAEQAFASYGYSSREERAKFLESIAEEIDARGDEITKIGTQETGLPEARLVGERGRTTGQLRLFAEHIRKGDYLDRRYDAALPERQPLPRPDIRLMQRPIGPVGVFGASNFPLAFSTAGGDTASALAAGCPVVVKGHEAHPGTAEIVAQAIHAAIKSTGVHPGTFSLVQGGNRETGEAICLHPLTRAVGFTGSLRGGRALFDLCVRRDEPIPFFGELGSVNPMFLLPAAVSARGEAIAKGWAGSLTMGAGQFCTNPGIAIIKAGPEADAFLETAKIALAAANAQTMLTDGIANAYREGAKRIEETSGVQSVLTSTCDLRNAKPYLFATTGENWLANHVLSEEVFGPLGVFVTVKDEDEMVGIAESLVGQLTTTLQMDDADAPIARTLLPILERKSGRVLANGFPTGVEVCDAMVHGGPYPATTNFGATSVGTMAIRRFLRPVSYQNIPVALLPEDLQ; encoded by the coding sequence ATGACGCTGAACCTCACCGGAAAACACCTGATTGCCGGCGAATGGGTCGAAGGTACGGGAACCTTCACCTCCAGCCCCGCTTCGGGCGAGAGCCATACATTCTTCCTGGGCTCTGCCGCTCTGGTGGACCGCGCCATGAAAGCCGCCGAACAGGCCTTTGCCAGCTACGGCTACTCCTCCCGCGAAGAGCGCGCCAAGTTTCTGGAATCCATCGCCGAGGAAATCGATGCACGCGGCGATGAAATCACCAAGATCGGCACCCAGGAAACCGGCCTGCCGGAAGCCCGCCTCGTCGGCGAGCGTGGCCGCACCACCGGCCAGCTGCGGTTGTTTGCCGAGCATATCCGCAAGGGCGATTATCTCGACCGACGCTACGATGCGGCCCTTCCAGAACGCCAGCCCCTGCCCCGCCCCGACATTCGCCTGATGCAGCGGCCCATCGGCCCGGTCGGCGTGTTCGGCGCGTCGAATTTCCCGCTGGCCTTCTCCACCGCTGGCGGCGATACCGCCTCGGCGCTGGCCGCCGGTTGCCCTGTTGTCGTCAAGGGTCATGAAGCCCATCCCGGCACGGCGGAAATCGTCGCCCAGGCGATCCACGCCGCCATCAAGAGCACCGGTGTTCATCCCGGCACCTTCTCGCTGGTCCAGGGCGGCAACCGCGAAACCGGCGAAGCCATCTGCCTGCATCCGTTGACCCGCGCCGTCGGCTTTACCGGCTCGCTGCGCGGTGGCCGTGCGCTGTTTGATCTCTGCGTGCGCCGTGATGAGCCCATTCCATTCTTCGGTGAACTGGGATCGGTCAATCCGATGTTCCTGCTGCCTGCCGCCGTCTCGGCCCGTGGCGAAGCGATTGCCAAGGGTTGGGCCGGTTCGCTCACCATGGGGGCTGGCCAGTTCTGCACCAATCCCGGCATCGCCATCATCAAGGCAGGCCCTGAGGCCGACGCTTTCCTGGAAACCGCCAAGATCGCGCTCGCCGCCGCCAATGCCCAGACCATGCTGACCGATGGCATTGCCAATGCCTACCGCGAAGGTGCCAAGCGCATCGAGGAAACCTCGGGCGTCCAGTCCGTGCTGACATCCACCTGCGACCTGCGCAATGCCAAGCCCTATCTGTTTGCCACGACAGGTGAAAACTGGCTGGCAAACCATGTGTTGAGCGAGGAAGTCTTCGGTCCGCTAGGTGTGTTCGTCACCGTCAAGGACGAAGATGAAATGGTCGGCATTGCCGAAAGTCTGGTTGGCCAGCTGACCACGACGCTACAGATGGATGACGCTGATGCGCCGATCGCCCGGACGTTGCTGCCGATCCTGGAGCGCAAGTCCGGTCGCGTGCTGGCCAACGGGTTCCCGACCGGTGTCGAGGTTTGCGATGCCATGGTGCATGGCGGGCCTTATCCGGCCACCACCAATTTCGGCGCAACCTCTGTTGGCACGATGGCGATCCGCCGCTTCCTGCGTCCGGTCAGCTATCAGAACATTCCGGTCGCCCTGCTGCCGGAAGACCTGCAATAA
- a CDS encoding 2-dehydro-3-deoxygalactonokinase, with the protein MADKTETLAEPGQPFVGLADWGTSNFRLWLVDGAGNVLGERQSADGMSACAADNRFAAVLEEHLEALSAPLDMPVVIAGMAGARAGWLEAPYVETPASLSGLHHHSVSPKASRPVYILPGLCQIKTGPFDVMRGEETQLAGVVAGGMASGVICMPGTHCKWVDLENGVVQRFRTVMTGELFDLIAKQSILRLSIQQAPAETDQTVFADAVSEALGENFTLTTSLFSIRAAGLLSSPGANEAASRLSGLLIGAEIAGMREWIGSGKTVHIVGSKALSALYAKAITLADGKASILDGSALVRDGLFAAAKAILEN; encoded by the coding sequence ATGGCTGACAAAACCGAAACACTGGCAGAACCAGGCCAGCCCTTCGTTGGGCTTGCCGATTGGGGCACCAGCAATTTCCGCCTCTGGCTGGTGGATGGCGCGGGCAATGTGCTCGGTGAGCGCCAGTCTGCCGACGGCATGTCGGCATGCGCGGCAGACAACCGGTTTGCCGCCGTGTTGGAAGAACATCTGGAGGCGCTGTCAGCGCCTCTGGACATGCCGGTGGTGATCGCTGGCATGGCGGGCGCTCGCGCCGGTTGGCTGGAAGCGCCCTATGTCGAAACGCCAGCCTCGCTGTCCGGTCTCCATCACCATAGCGTCAGCCCGAAAGCATCGCGCCCGGTTTATATTCTGCCCGGCCTTTGCCAGATCAAGACCGGACCTTTCGATGTAATGCGTGGCGAAGAAACCCAGCTGGCTGGCGTTGTGGCGGGCGGCATGGCTTCGGGCGTGATCTGCATGCCCGGCACCCATTGCAAATGGGTGGATCTGGAAAACGGCGTGGTGCAGAGATTCCGCACCGTCATGACCGGCGAATTGTTTGACCTGATTGCCAAACAATCGATCCTGCGCCTGTCGATCCAGCAAGCCCCGGCAGAAACCGACCAGACCGTATTTGCCGATGCGGTCAGCGAAGCGCTGGGCGAAAATTTCACCCTGACCACCAGCCTGTTTTCGATCCGTGCCGCCGGTCTGCTTTCATCGCCTGGAGCCAATGAGGCGGCCAGCCGGCTCTCCGGCCTGCTGATCGGCGCGGAAATCGCGGGCATGCGTGAGTGGATCGGTTCCGGCAAGACCGTGCATATCGTCGGCTCGAAAGCGCTCTCGGCGCTTTATGCCAAGGCGATCACCCTGGCGGACGGCAAGGCCAGCATTCTTGACGGCAGCGCTCTGGTGCGCGACGGTCTGTTTGCCGCCGCCAAGGCCATTCTTGAAAACTGA